From Coxiella burnetii, a single genomic window includes:
- a CDS encoding RHS repeat protein — MKRRAEVLTSKEGKKYQNQTTFAISSQAEHLLQKIDFTGGDGIKTSISREQSRYSGRLLSSTDELGNVTQYEYDELGRLLTQTVNASSTTYASTTRYSYSLETDARGKVTAIKTTVTDPKGNQLRTYYDGLGRNLKQERLDKDAAVSQKTGTWYITHQQQYDALGRESKTITQDVLRLDSEVGHAGSVLSTSKVMHYDSWGQNHLTVFSDGYQERSVYDPITRRATLQPESGSQKLGQQLTEYNLAGLPIKVTQYDSQGTEQGSAHYEYDGLGQLRKETDELGQITLYEYDHFGRVTQTTLPENTIIQKSYAPHSTASLITGISVNNFSMGNQTFDSLERLTETTSGGRTSAFSYENASSVPAAVTAPTGETVSYEYLKELGNAVKKISAPEILQTWDYDALTGAMTSATQAAGMIRQMTYYPSGLLKNETSMPDGAAQKSTAYTYSLAGAPQSYTDVFGVTQRYDYDEHGRRIGIEDNDIKVSLDYDAFGRFTKQQATDKKTGAVLSTTLTYDDLNREIKREISASGQSVLVIEQTYQRNHLLKERITQRGRTTLRKEMFAYDSRNRLIEYTCNGEARPQDPYGKAIHRQTFSYDALGNMTKTQTDFSGGRNTATYIYSAIDPTQLLKVNNDHSDYPKEITLEYDKAGRMIRDEAGRTLRYDALGRLQQVNGAGAKGGQYAYDVLNTLVSQVVQDERFMTFTIVRMIW; from the coding sequence ATGAAACGTCGTGCGGAAGTGCTTACCAGTAAGGAGGGAAAGAAATATCAAAACCAAACCACCTTCGCAATTAGTTCGCAAGCGGAGCATCTTTTACAAAAAATCGACTTTACAGGCGGTGACGGTATAAAAACATCAATAAGTCGTGAGCAATCCCGTTACAGTGGCCGGCTTCTCTCTTCCACGGATGAGCTTGGCAACGTGACTCAATATGAATATGACGAATTGGGCCGTCTTTTGACACAGACTGTCAATGCATCGTCAACGACTTACGCCAGCACGACACGTTACTCTTATAGTTTAGAGACAGATGCACGAGGCAAAGTAACGGCTATCAAAACGACGGTTACCGACCCAAAAGGCAATCAGCTGCGCACCTACTATGATGGTCTTGGCCGCAATCTTAAGCAGGAGCGGCTGGATAAGGATGCCGCTGTATCACAAAAGACGGGCACTTGGTATATAACGCACCAACAACAGTACGACGCGCTGGGGCGTGAGAGCAAAACAATTACTCAAGATGTCCTGCGCCTTGACAGCGAGGTAGGTCATGCCGGTTCCGTCCTCTCAACTTCTAAGGTGATGCACTATGACAGCTGGGGTCAGAACCATCTGACGGTCTTTAGCGACGGCTACCAGGAACGATCTGTTTACGATCCGATCACCCGACGCGCAACCCTACAACCCGAAAGTGGCAGCCAGAAACTGGGCCAACAGCTTACTGAATATAACCTTGCCGGTCTGCCCATCAAAGTTACGCAGTATGATAGTCAAGGCACAGAGCAAGGCAGCGCACATTATGAATATGACGGTTTAGGACAGCTGCGTAAAGAAACGGACGAATTGGGCCAGATAACGCTGTACGAATACGATCATTTTGGACGTGTGACCCAAACCACGCTCCCTGAAAACACCATTATCCAAAAGTCTTACGCTCCCCACTCGACGGCGTCCCTGATAACCGGGATTTCGGTCAACAATTTTTCAATGGGGAACCAAACCTTTGACAGTTTGGAGCGACTCACTGAGACAACCAGTGGCGGGCGCACCTCTGCATTTTCTTATGAAAACGCATCATCTGTTCCCGCGGCGGTAACTGCGCCGACTGGTGAGACGGTTTCGTACGAGTATCTAAAAGAACTGGGCAATGCAGTGAAAAAAATCAGCGCGCCGGAAATTCTCCAAACATGGGACTATGATGCGCTGACCGGCGCCATGACCTCGGCAACGCAAGCCGCGGGGATGATCCGTCAGATGACCTATTATCCGTCCGGTTTGCTTAAGAACGAAACGTCCATGCCCGATGGCGCCGCCCAGAAGTCTACCGCCTACACCTATTCACTGGCCGGCGCTCCACAGTCCTATACGGACGTGTTCGGTGTGACGCAACGCTACGATTACGACGAACATGGCCGTCGCATTGGCATCGAAGATAACGATATCAAGGTGTCACTCGACTATGATGCGTTCGGTCGCTTCACGAAACAGCAGGCCACGGATAAAAAAACGGGCGCAGTACTGAGCACTACGCTGACCTACGATGATCTGAATCGAGAAATCAAGCGCGAAATCAGTGCAAGTGGCCAATCTGTGCTTGTCATTGAACAAACTTACCAAAGAAATCACTTGCTCAAAGAGCGAATTACTCAGCGCGGCCGCACAACCTTACGCAAAGAAATGTTCGCTTATGACAGCCGCAACCGGCTCATCGAATATACTTGCAATGGAGAAGCACGACCCCAAGACCCTTACGGCAAAGCCATCCATCGCCAGACCTTCAGCTACGATGCACTGGGTAATATGACAAAAACACAAACCGACTTCAGCGGCGGGCGCAACACCGCCACCTATATCTATAGCGCGATTGACCCCACTCAACTGCTCAAGGTAAACAACGATCACAGCGATTATCCGAAAGAAATCACGCTCGAATATGACAAAGCAGGGCGGATGATTCGGGATGAAGCCGGTCGCACGTTGCGTTACGACGCGTTGGGCCGGCTACAGCAAGTGAATGGTGCGGGCGCAAAAGGCGGTCAATATGCGTATGACGTGCTCAATACGCTGGTCAGCCAAGTGGTTCAGGATGAACGATTTATGACCTTTACTATCGTGCGGATGATCTGGTAG